The following are from one region of the Moritella sp. 24 genome:
- a CDS encoding amino acid ABC transporter permease yields MNNSKLPPTSKGLFNSPQNRAIIFQVLSLAVVVLCIFYFVNNMFDNVAKRGITTGFSFLGETAGFGISQSLIPYDDTSSTFLDVFIVGLLNTILVGVIGIVLASIIGLMVGVGRLSSNYLVAKLSLVYIETFRNIPILLQILFWYNVVLAALPSPRQSISYFDSIFINNRGFIMPDPIFESGSGFILVAFLLACISVVFLAKWATKRHDLTGEEFPLVKVALAIIVLAPLLVFFITGQPISAEYPALKGFNFKGGITIIPELLALIFALSIYTATYIAEAVRAGIEAVPPGQKEAAKSLGLKDHVILRKVVLPQALRVIIPPVINQYLNLVKNSSLATAIGYPEVVTLFSGTTLNQVGQAIEIILMTMAVYLVFSIVISLLLNWVNAKMEIKGR; encoded by the coding sequence ATGAATAATTCAAAACTCCCCCCAACCTCCAAAGGTTTATTTAACAGCCCACAAAATCGTGCGATTATTTTCCAAGTGCTTTCTTTGGCTGTTGTAGTTTTATGCATTTTTTACTTCGTTAACAACATGTTTGATAATGTAGCAAAAAGGGGTATTACTACAGGTTTTTCATTCTTAGGTGAAACAGCTGGTTTTGGTATCAGTCAATCGCTAATCCCTTATGACGATACAAGTTCAACCTTTTTAGATGTATTTATAGTTGGTTTATTAAATACGATTTTAGTGGGTGTTATTGGTATTGTTTTAGCGTCTATTATTGGCTTAATGGTTGGTGTTGGTCGTCTATCATCTAATTATTTAGTGGCTAAACTATCACTGGTTTACATTGAAACGTTTCGTAATATCCCTATTTTATTACAAATCTTGTTTTGGTATAACGTGGTGCTTGCAGCGCTACCAAGTCCACGCCAAAGTATTTCTTATTTTGATTCTATCTTCATTAATAACCGTGGCTTTATCATGCCCGATCCGATCTTTGAATCGGGTAGTGGATTTATATTAGTCGCATTTTTGTTGGCGTGTATTAGCGTTGTATTTTTAGCTAAGTGGGCAACTAAACGTCATGACTTAACGGGAGAAGAATTTCCATTAGTGAAGGTCGCGTTGGCAATCATCGTTCTTGCACCGTTATTGGTCTTTTTCATTACAGGTCAACCGATCAGTGCTGAGTATCCCGCTTTAAAAGGATTTAACTTCAAAGGTGGCATCACCATTATTCCTGAGTTACTGGCGCTTATTTTTGCGTTGAGTATCTATACCGCGACTTATATTGCAGAGGCAGTGCGTGCGGGGATTGAAGCTGTACCCCCAGGTCAAAAGGAAGCGGCAAAATCATTAGGTTTAAAAGATCATGTGATCTTGCGTAAAGTTGTTTTACCGCAAGCATTACGTGTGATTATTCCACCTGTGATTAATCAATACCTTAATCTAGTGAAAAACTCATCACTGGCAACGGCAATCGGTTATCCAGAAGTTGTTACCTTGTTCTCAGGGACGACGCTTAACCAAGTAGGGCAGGCTATTGAGATCATTCTTATGACGATGGCTGTGTATCTTGTTTTCAGTATTGTTATTTCACTACTGCTGAACTGGGTTAATGCAAAAATGGAAATTAAAGGAAGATAA
- a CDS encoding amino acid ABC transporter ATP-binding protein: MSEQDYMISMQDVNKWYGDFHVLKDVNLNIKKGEKVVICGPSGSGKSTTIRCLNHLEKFQEGSININGTNLIEDVKVVRHIRSQVGMVFQHFNLFPHLSVLENLLLAPTWVHKKPRHEAIKTAMEYLERVKIADQAHKFPNQLSGGQQQRVAIARCLCINPEIMLFDEPTSALDPEMVSEVLDVMVELADEGITMICVTHEMGFAKKVADRVIFMDAGQIIEENEPHEFFDNPQSDRLKLFLDQILSH, encoded by the coding sequence ATGTCAGAACAAGATTATATGATCAGTATGCAAGACGTTAACAAATGGTATGGTGATTTTCACGTACTTAAAGACGTTAACTTAAATATTAAAAAAGGCGAAAAAGTCGTTATCTGTGGTCCATCTGGCTCGGGTAAATCAACCACTATTCGTTGTTTGAATCATCTTGAAAAATTTCAGGAAGGTTCGATTAATATTAACGGCACTAACCTGATTGAGGACGTAAAAGTTGTGCGTCATATTCGCTCGCAAGTGGGTATGGTATTCCAACACTTTAATTTGTTCCCGCATCTTTCGGTATTAGAAAATTTATTATTGGCTCCGACGTGGGTACATAAAAAACCACGTCATGAAGCAATTAAAACGGCGATGGAATATCTAGAACGTGTGAAGATTGCCGACCAAGCGCATAAATTCCCAAATCAGCTTTCTGGTGGTCAGCAACAGCGTGTAGCGATTGCGCGTTGTTTATGTATTAATCCGGAGATCATGCTGTTTGATGAACCAACATCGGCACTGGATCCTGAGATGGTATCAGAAGTGCTAGATGTAATGGTTGAGCTTGCAGATGAAGGTATCACCATGATTTGTGTAACTCACGAAATGGGCTTTGCTAAGAAAGTGGCTGATCGTGTTATCTTTATGGATGCAGGGCAGATTATCGAAGAAAATGAACCGCATGAGTTCTTTGATAACCCGCAATCAGATCGTTTAAAACTGTTCTTAGATCAGATCTTATCGCACTAA
- a CDS encoding amino acid ABC transporter permease has translation MAVYTMKEAKPAPSTSKGLVFWLRENLFSTIPNTLLTLLGIYFIYTTVPPLLDWMIFDATWSGTKEEVVKEGARWIFIIEKFDQFMYGFYPEALHWRPNLVAILSIIFVFFIPRLSSIKIKFVSMLLYPVVCFILIRGGLGLEVVGTEKWGGLMLTILVAAVGIIASFPIGILLALGRQSDNMPIVKTLCVGFIEFIRGVPLITILFMASVVLPLFFSDGIEFDKLLRALIGITLFQAAYIAEVIRGGLQAIPKGQYEASESLGLTYWQGMILIILPQALKISIPNLVGSFISLFKDTTLVLIIGLFDILAMVTLTNSDTSWLGFEIEGYVFVTLIYWVFCFSMSQYSRVIERRYNTDH, from the coding sequence ATGGCTGTTTATACGATGAAAGAGGCCAAACCTGCACCTTCGACAAGTAAGGGGTTGGTATTCTGGTTACGAGAGAATTTATTTTCTACTATTCCTAATACACTATTAACACTGCTGGGTATCTATTTTATCTATACCACTGTGCCCCCGTTACTCGATTGGATGATCTTCGATGCGACATGGAGCGGTACTAAAGAAGAAGTGGTAAAAGAGGGGGCTCGCTGGATATTTATTATCGAGAAGTTCGACCAATTTATGTATGGCTTCTACCCTGAAGCATTGCATTGGCGTCCGAATTTAGTCGCTATCTTAAGTATTATCTTTGTGTTTTTTATACCGCGCTTAAGCAGTATTAAGATTAAATTTGTCAGTATGCTGCTGTACCCAGTGGTATGTTTTATCTTGATCCGTGGTGGACTCGGTCTTGAAGTGGTAGGCACTGAAAAATGGGGCGGTTTAATGCTGACTATTTTGGTGGCTGCGGTTGGTATTATTGCATCATTCCCAATTGGTATCTTATTAGCGTTAGGTCGTCAGTCAGACAATATGCCAATTGTTAAAACGTTATGTGTTGGTTTTATTGAGTTTATTCGTGGTGTGCCACTCATTACCATCTTATTTATGGCGTCGGTAGTACTGCCGTTATTCTTTAGCGATGGCATCGAGTTTGATAAGTTATTACGGGCGTTAATTGGTATTACATTATTCCAAGCCGCGTATATTGCCGAAGTGATTCGTGGTGGTTTACAAGCTATACCGAAAGGTCAATATGAAGCGAGTGAGTCATTAGGCTTAACGTATTGGCAAGGTATGATTTTGATTATTCTACCTCAAGCATTAAAGATCTCTATCCCGAATTTGGTTGGTTCGTTCATCTCGTTATTTAAAGATACGACCTTGGTACTCATCATTGGTTTGTTCGATATCTTAGCGATGGTGACGCTGACGAATAGTGATACCAGTTGGCTTGGTTTTGAAATCGAAGGCTATGTGTTTGTTACTCTGATTTATTGGGTGTTCTGCTTCAGCATGTCGCAATATTCGCGCGTGATAGAACGTAGATACAACACCGATCACTAA
- a CDS encoding amino acid ABC transporter substrate-binding protein → MKVTKIALILGLASTLPHLVNAATLEQVTKKGVLNCGVSTGIPGFSATDSKGVWKGIDVDFCRSVAAAVLGDASKVKFIPLTAKERFTALQSGEIDVLARSSTWTATRDTSLGLNFAGVNYYDGQGFLINKDLGVTSAKELDGASFCIQAGTTTELNLTDYFKSNNMEYKAVTFDTSGQTIDAFKKGRCDAVTSDASQLYGLKIKLDNPNSAMVLPEIISKEPLGPVVRQGDDEWFNVVRWTMFATLEAEELGVTASNVDKQLKSANPSVKRLLGVSGKAGENLGLKSDWAYQIVKQVGNYEEMFENNVGKNSPLNIDRGINNLWNQGGLMYAMPIR, encoded by the coding sequence ATGAAGGTTACAAAAATAGCTTTAATACTAGGTCTAGCATCAACATTACCGCATTTAGTTAATGCTGCTACATTAGAGCAAGTGACGAAAAAAGGCGTATTAAACTGTGGTGTTTCTACAGGGATCCCTGGCTTTTCAGCGACTGACTCAAAAGGCGTTTGGAAGGGTATTGACGTTGACTTTTGTCGCTCTGTTGCCGCAGCTGTATTAGGTGATGCATCGAAAGTGAAATTTATTCCACTGACTGCTAAAGAACGTTTCACTGCATTACAAAGTGGTGAAATTGATGTTTTAGCGCGCTCATCGACTTGGACTGCAACACGTGATACTTCACTTGGATTAAATTTTGCAGGTGTTAACTACTATGATGGCCAAGGTTTCTTAATTAATAAAGATCTTGGTGTCACGTCAGCAAAAGAATTAGATGGCGCTTCTTTCTGTATTCAAGCAGGTACAACAACAGAGCTTAACCTTACGGATTACTTCAAGTCTAACAACATGGAATATAAAGCCGTTACATTTGATACGTCAGGTCAAACAATCGATGCATTCAAAAAAGGTCGTTGTGACGCTGTTACATCTGATGCTTCGCAGTTATACGGTTTGAAAATTAAATTAGATAACCCTAATTCTGCAATGGTACTTCCAGAGATTATTTCTAAAGAACCATTGGGTCCAGTTGTTCGTCAAGGTGACGATGAGTGGTTTAACGTAGTACGCTGGACTATGTTTGCAACATTAGAAGCTGAAGAGTTAGGTGTTACAGCAAGCAATGTTGATAAACAATTAAAATCAGCTAACCCATCAGTGAAACGTCTACTTGGTGTATCTGGTAAAGCAGGTGAGAACTTAGGGCTTAAATCTGATTGGGCTTACCAAATTGTTAAGCAAGTTGGTAACTACGAAGAAATGTTCGAAAATAACGTAGGTAAAAATTCACCTCTTAATATTGATCGCGGTATCAATAATTTATGGAATCAAGGCGGTTTAATGTACGCAATGCCAATTCGATAA